The DNA sequence CGGCTGGAGCCCGGCTCGGCGGCATCGCGGCGCAGTTGCTCCATCAGGAACTTGGTCTTGAAGACGTAGATGCCCATCGAGGCCAAGGCGAATTCCGGGTTACCCGGAATGCCGGGCGGGTCAGCGGGTTTTTCGACGAAGGCGATGATGTTGTCCTTGGCATCGACATGCATGACGCCGAAGCCGGTCGCCTCCATGCGCGGCACTTCGAGGCAGCCGACCGTGACATCGGCGCCGGCATCGACATGCTGGCGCAGCATCATCTCGTAGTCCATCTTGTAGATGTGATCGCCGGCCAGGATTACCATGTATTCCGGGCCATAGGCCTCGATGATATCGATGTTCTGGTAGACGGCGTCCGCCGTGCCTTCATACCACTGCGTTTCCGACACACGCTGGCTGGCCGGCAGGATGTCAAAACTCTCGTTTCGTTCGGGCCGCAGGAAGTTCCAGCCGCGCTGCAGGTGGCGGATCAGCGAATGCGCCTTGTATTGGGTGGCGACGCCGAGGCGGCGGATGCCGGAGTTGAGCGCATTGGAGAGCGCGAAATCGATGATGCGCGTCTTGCCGCCGAAATAGACCGCGGGCTTGGCGCGCCGGTCGGTCAGTTCCTTGAGGCGGCTGCCGCGCCCGCCGGCCAACACGTAGGCCATGGCGTCGCGGGCCAGCGGCTGGGTTCTCTTCAAGTCTGCCATTTATACCCTCCCAAGTTACTCGTATCGATGCGCTAACCAGCCTTAACGAGTTCAGTCGGCAGCGAGTTCAAGCATGATCGTCGACAGCGGAGGCAGGAGCATCGTTGCCGAGATGCCCTTGCCCTCCGCCCTTGCCTCGACCATGCCGCCATTGCCCATGCCGGAACCGCCATATTCGGAAGCGTCGGTGTTGATGATCTCGCGCCACTTGCCGGCCTTCGGCAGCGGCACACGATAATTGTCGCGCGGCACCGGTGTGAAATTGGAGATGACGGCGACCGGATCGCCGCCGGGAGCGCTGCGCACCCAGGCGAAAACCGAATTCTGGCTGTCGTCGACGATCAGCCAGGAAAACCCTTCCGGCTCGCAGTCGCGGCCATGCAGGGCCGGGCGTGAACGATAGAGATAGTTGAGGTCGCGCACCGTCTGCCAGACCCCGCGATGCGGGCGGAAATCGAGCAGGTCCCAATCAAGCGCGCGCGCTTCGCTCCATTCGCGGCGCTGCGCGAATTCCTGGCCCATGAACAGCAGCTTCTTGCCGGGATAACCCCACATGAAGCCGTAATAGGCACGCAAGGTCGCGAATTTCTGCCAGTCGTCGCCGGCCATCTTGCCCAGCAGCGTGCCTTTGCCGTGCACGACCTCGTCATGCGAGAGCGGCAGCACGAAATTCTCCGAGAAGGCGTAGGTCAGGCCGAAGGTCAGCTCGTTGTGGTGATGCTTGCGGAAAATCGGCTCCTTGGAAAAATACTCCAGCGTGTCGTGCATGAAGCCCATGTTCCATTTGAAGCCGAAGCCCAGCCCGCCTTCATGGACAGGCGCCGAGACCTTTGGCCATGAGGTCGATTCCTCGGCGATGGTCATGACGCCTGGATGGTGGCCGTACACCTCCTTGTTCATCTTCTGCAGGAAGCTGACCGCCTCGAGGTTTTCGCGCCCACCCTTCTCATTGGGGATCCACTCGCCGGCCTTGCGCGAATAGTCGAGGTAGAGCATCGAGGCGACCGCGTCGACGCGAAGACCGTCGACATGGTATTTTTCGGCCCAGAACAGCGCGTTGTTGACCAGGAACGACACCACCTCGCGGCGGCCGAAATTGTAGATCGCGGTGTTCCAGTCCGGATGGAAGCCCTTGCGTGGGTCGGCATGCTCGTAGAGCGCGGTGCCGTCGAAATGGACCAGACCGTGCTCGTCGACAGGAAAATGCGCCGGCACCCAGTCGAGGATGACGCCGACGCCGGCACGGTGGGCGCCGTCGACAAAGCGGGCAAAGCCGTCCGGATCGCCGAAGCGGGCCGATGGCGCGTAGAGGCCGGTTGTCTGGTAACCCCAGGAGGGGTCATAGGGATGCTCGGAGATCGGCAGGAATTCAATATGGGTGAAACCGGTCTCGATCACATAGGGGATCAGCCGGTCGGCCAGTTCATCCCATGACAGGAAGGAGCCGTCATCGCCAAGCTGCCAGGACCCGGCGTGGACCTCGTAGATCGAGATGGCCTCGCGGCGAGGGTCGGCGTTGCGCCAGAAATTGCGATGCGCCTCGTCACCCCATGCATGCGCCGGCGGCATCGCGGTCACCGAGGCGGTGGCCGGGCGCAGTTCTGATTTGAAGGCGAACGGATCGGCTTTCAGCGGCAACCTCACGCCATCGGGACCGATGATTTCATATTTATAGGGCCGGCCGGCACCGATATCGGGAATGAACAGCTCCCAGATGCCGGTGTCGCGACGGTCGCGCATCGTATGCTGGCGGCCGTCCCAGTCGTTGAAGTCACCGACCACCGAAACGCGCCTGGCATTTGGGGCCCATACGGCGAAATGCACGCCGGACGCGCCTTCGTGCTCGATGACATGCGCGCCAAGCTTGTCGAACAGCCTGAGATGCGAACCCTCGGCGATGTAGTAATCGTCCATCGGCCCGAGTACCGGACCGAACGAATAGGGGTCGGTCAGCCACCAGTCGCCGCCGGCATTGCGGGCGTGGTAGCGCAGCGGCTGGCGCTTCTTGATCGACAGCTTGCCTTCGAAGAAACCGGCCTCGTCGCGCCTGGTCAATTCGCCGACCTCGACGCCGGTCAGGGTGTAGGCCGTAACCGACTGCGCGTGCGGAACGAAGCAGCGTGCGAACAGGCTCTTGCCGGCCTCCTGGACACCGAGAACCGCAAAGGGATTGCCGTGCGTACCGGCGACAATCGCCTCGACATCGCTGGCTGGCGCCAGTCCGTCCGGCCCGCTTGTCGCAGCGGTCGCGCGCGGCTTCCTCATCAGGCGGTCGCCCTCCCCGGGCACCAAGTGTTTGTTTTTGCGGCCATCGTTCGTGGCCTTATGCAATCATATCAGACGGGTACGTTCCAGATTTCTTTCGCATATTGACGGATCGTGCGATCGGAGGAGAACCAGCCGACGCGCGCGACGTTGCGGATGGCGCGCGCGTACCAGTCCGGGCTGTTGCGCCAGACAGCGTCCACCTCGCGCTGGCAGGCGGCATAGGCGTCGAAATCCGCCGCGACCATGAACCAGTCGCTGTCATAGAGGCCATTGATGAGGTCGCGGTAGCGATTGGGATCATCGGGCGAGAAGACGCCCGATGAAACGGCCGCAACCGCCTGCGCCAGTTCAGGGGATGCCTCGATCACGCCGCGCGGATTGTAGCCATTGTTGCGCCGCTCGGCGACTTCTTCGGTGGTGAGGCCGAAGATGAAGATGTTGTCGTCGCCGACATGCTCCTTGATCTCGACATTGGCGCCGTCGAGCGTGCCGATGGTCAGCGCGCCGTTCAGCGCGAACTTCATGTTGCCCGTGCCGGAGGCTTCCATGCCGGCGGTCGAGATCTGCTCGGAAAGATCGGCGGCTGGCATCAGCACCTCGGCCAGGCTGACATTGTAGTTCGGCACGAACACGACCTTCAGCAGGCCGCGCACCGAAGGGTCGCTGTTGATCACCCTGGCGACGTCGTTGGCCAGTTTGATGATCAGCTTGGCGTTATGGTAGCTGGGCGCGGCCTTGCCGCCGAAGAATTTCACGCGTGGCATCCAGTCGCGTTCGGGATGCGAACGGATCTGGTCATAGAGCGCGATCGCTTCGAGGATGTTGAGCAGCTGGCGCTTGTATTCGTGGATACGCTTGACCTGAATGTCGAAGAGCGCCGAAGGGTCGAGCTTGATGCCAAGGCGATCGGCGACCAGATTGGCAAGCCTCACCTTGTTCTGGCGTTTCACCGCGGCGAATTTTTCGCGAAAGGCGGTGTCGTCGGCTAAGGGATCGAGCCCCTTGATCGCTTCGATGTCATCCATGAAGCGGTCGCCGATCGCCTCGCGGGCAAGCGCGGTGAGGCCTGGATTGCACTGGATGAGCCAGCGCCGCGGCGTGATGCCGTTGGTCTTGTTGTTGATGCGATCGGGATAAAGTTTGTGGAGGTCGGCGAAGACTGTCTCCTTCATCAACTCGGTGTGCAGCGCCGACACGCCGTTGATCGAATGCGAGCCGACAAAGGCCAAATTGCCCATGCGCACCCTGCGGTCGCCATTCTCCTGGATAAGCGAGATACGGCTGATCTGCTCGTCCGAGAACTGATCGGTGGCGCGGGCTTCGAGCAGCACCTGCGCGTTGATGGCGTAGACGATCTGCATGTGGCGGGGCAAAAGCCTCTCGAACAGCGGCACGGGCCAGCTTTCCAGTGCCTCTGGCAACAGCGTGTGGTTGGTGTAGCCGAAGGTGCGCTTGGTGACATCCCAGGCGAGATCGAAATCCATGCCATGGACATCCATCAAGAGCCGCATCAGCTCGGGCACGGCGATCGCCGGATGGGTGTCGTTGAGGTGGATCGCCGCCTTGTC is a window from the Mesorhizobium australicum WSM2073 genome containing:
- the glgC gene encoding glucose-1-phosphate adenylyltransferase, whose amino-acid sequence is MADLKRTQPLARDAMAYVLAGGRGSRLKELTDRRAKPAVYFGGKTRIIDFALSNALNSGIRRLGVATQYKAHSLIRHLQRGWNFLRPERNESFDILPASQRVSETQWYEGTADAVYQNIDIIEAYGPEYMVILAGDHIYKMDYEMMLRQHVDAGADVTVGCLEVPRMEATGFGVMHVDAKDNIIAFVEKPADPPGIPGNPEFALASMGIYVFKTKFLMEQLRRDAAEPGSSRDFGKDIIPYIVTHGKAIAHRFTKSCVRSTAENEAYWRDVGTVDAYWEANIDLTDVTPELDLYDRDWPIWTYAELKPPAKFVHDEDGRRGSAISSLVSGDCIVSGASLKKSLIFTGARINSYSTLEEVVMLPDVHVGRNAKLKRVVIDHGVRIPEGLVVGEDPVLDAKRFRVSEKGICLITQDMINKLST
- the glgB gene encoding 1,4-alpha-glucan branching protein GlgB; amino-acid sequence: MRKPRATAATSGPDGLAPASDVEAIVAGTHGNPFAVLGVQEAGKSLFARCFVPHAQSVTAYTLTGVEVGELTRRDEAGFFEGKLSIKKRQPLRYHARNAGGDWWLTDPYSFGPVLGPMDDYYIAEGSHLRLFDKLGAHVIEHEGASGVHFAVWAPNARRVSVVGDFNDWDGRQHTMRDRRDTGIWELFIPDIGAGRPYKYEIIGPDGVRLPLKADPFAFKSELRPATASVTAMPPAHAWGDEAHRNFWRNADPRREAISIYEVHAGSWQLGDDGSFLSWDELADRLIPYVIETGFTHIEFLPISEHPYDPSWGYQTTGLYAPSARFGDPDGFARFVDGAHRAGVGVILDWVPAHFPVDEHGLVHFDGTALYEHADPRKGFHPDWNTAIYNFGRREVVSFLVNNALFWAEKYHVDGLRVDAVASMLYLDYSRKAGEWIPNEKGGRENLEAVSFLQKMNKEVYGHHPGVMTIAEESTSWPKVSAPVHEGGLGFGFKWNMGFMHDTLEYFSKEPIFRKHHHNELTFGLTYAFSENFVLPLSHDEVVHGKGTLLGKMAGDDWQKFATLRAYYGFMWGYPGKKLLFMGQEFAQRREWSEARALDWDLLDFRPHRGVWQTVRDLNYLYRSRPALHGRDCEPEGFSWLIVDDSQNSVFAWVRSAPGGDPVAVISNFTPVPRDNYRVPLPKAGKWREIINTDASEYGGSGMGNGGMVEARAEGKGISATMLLPPLSTIMLELAAD
- a CDS encoding glycogen/starch/alpha-glucan phosphorylase — encoded protein: MTSAMTIEAPALDNPDPKTLAEEVLMSLKYRVGKDTTVATQYDWLTATIKVVRDRVVDHWMQATKEAYDQQEKRVYYLSLEFLIGRLMRDAFSNLGLMENMREALSSLGVDLDLIAALEPDAALGNGGLGRLAACFMESMATVDIPAHGYGIRYANGMFRQEIHDGWQVELPETWLDHGNPWEFERRERSFEVGFGGSVESITSKDGRLERHVWKPREHVLAVAYDTPVAGWRAKRVNTLRLWSGMPIDPIRLDKFNAGDHIGALAESNKADALSRVLYPADSHMAGQELRLRQEYFFSTASLQDILQRHLSQYGDLKSLPDKAAIHLNDTHPAIAVPELMRLLMDVHGMDFDLAWDVTKRTFGYTNHTLLPEALESWPVPLFERLLPRHMQIVYAINAQVLLEARATDQFSDEQISRISLIQENGDRRVRMGNLAFVGSHSINGVSALHTELMKETVFADLHKLYPDRINNKTNGITPRRWLIQCNPGLTALAREAIGDRFMDDIEAIKGLDPLADDTAFREKFAAVKRQNKVRLANLVADRLGIKLDPSALFDIQVKRIHEYKRQLLNILEAIALYDQIRSHPERDWMPRVKFFGGKAAPSYHNAKLIIKLANDVARVINSDPSVRGLLKVVFVPNYNVSLAEVLMPAADLSEQISTAGMEASGTGNMKFALNGALTIGTLDGANVEIKEHVGDDNIFIFGLTTEEVAERRNNGYNPRGVIEASPELAQAVAAVSSGVFSPDDPNRYRDLINGLYDSDWFMVAADFDAYAACQREVDAVWRNSPDWYARAIRNVARVGWFSSDRTIRQYAKEIWNVPV